CCAGCTGCGCCGTTGCCGGTGTTTATGGATTCACTGAGATGCGTCAAACCCCCCCGGCAGAGACACTGAACTGCACAGCCTGCCACAAGAGATTTACTGTGCCTTCAGCATATCGGGGGGGGACAGGAGGTGCACACACtcacacaaacacactcacactCATACTCTCACACGCGTGCGCGCGCGCAGCCCGAGGGAGGTAAGTCCAGCCCCCAGCAGCGGGGCCATCCTTCTGCTGCTGGATTTTTCCAGCTGGAGCATCTTGCCGGCTCTGCTGCAATTTATGGAAATTGATTTCTGACGTGCGGCTTTCTCTGCTACGACAGGGACCCACCggctgggagagggagagggagctgcagccagggcaggagaagagagggagaaggagagggagaggtggggagCAGAGGGACACCAGGGGACTGGAGAGGACGGAGGGAGAAAAAGGCACAGAGGCACTTCAGAGATGGGTGAGTTGTAACTAAGACAGCaggaagaaaggcagagaaagagagaggaggagagctgtggggaaggggaaggagctcAGAGACTGAGTCGGCCTCAGGAGGGCAAACACCAGGAGACAAGTGCAGGGAACACCCCAGAATACCAAGAAGGACCTGTTCTGTCTGAACATTCACCATGAGCACAAGGAAGAGCTGCCCCCTGCCACTGGGGCAAGGAGACCGGGAGGAGAAGCAGAGCGAGGGTACTCCTGACCTGGAGCCACAGGAGTGCGAGGCGGACCTGAGGAACAAAGCTATTCTGCAACAGAAGAGGCGCCTTAAACAGGCCACCCAGTTCGTGCACAAGGACTCGGCTGACCTGCTGCCCCTGGACGGCTTGACAAGGCTTGGCACCTCCAAGGATCTGGTGAGTCCAGCGGGACCCAGTTTGGGAGGGGGTCCTCCTAATAGCCTTCATCCCAGTTGGGAACTGCTGCCAGGCTTTGTGAAAGGGTCACGGGTTCAGCAaagatgaatcatagaatcatagaaagttttgggtcggaagggacccctagaggtcatctagtccaacccccctgctaggAGCAGGTCAGGGCGAGGGGAAACAGTGAATTGCCCATTTTTGGTATCCATCTTCCCACGCATCCCCGTATGGACCAAACTCCTCGCAGAGGCAGGCAGACACGGACTGAAGGACTCCCTGGGATCCAAGCTTCCGCCCACCCCGTAGACAGATGTGTTCATCTGACACGTATGTTTCCATGTGGGATGCCTCTGAAAGCCCCCACGTAATCCTGCATGATCCAGCCCAAGAGCAGACTCCTTCCCAGActcagcagggagggaagcaCAGTTCCTGAAGCTCCAAGAGGCTTTATGTTTGACCCCGTCACCTTTTGCATTACTCTCTCCCCCCCCCAACTCTTTGGATTTCCATCGGGGCAAGTGCCAGGCAGGACCACAGCGGCAGCGGCCGGCACCCATGGGTAACTCCTCTGGGGAGGAGGCACGGGAGCGGGGCCTGCCGGTGTCTCTTGTGGAGACACGGAGCAGGAGGCATCAGGGAGGGGATCTGTTCCAGGGCCCTGGGCAGTCTGTGGTCTGGAGGgacctccccagggcagggagcagTTTCCCAAGGgatctcctgctgcctcggccgcACGCATCTCCCCCTCGCTCGGGCAGTTTTGCTGTCTGATCGCTCCTCTCCGCTATGGGGTTTAACTGCCCAAGGATGCGGAGCTCTAAACCATTTTCCCAACAGAGGGCCTGGCTCTGGCCGGTGATGGGGGCACAGCCGCCTCTCCCAGCTGTGCCGGGGGGTGTTACGAAAGGCCTTGCCCCCCTCTGCAGAGGGAAGAAGCCCGGGCTTCCCTCTGTAGCCTCAGACCGTGGCAGCAACACCATGGATGCTCACGCGTGTGCATCTCCGCCAGCCGCTTCCCAGCTCCCCACGGCTGCTGGCAGCGAGGCGCAGGGGCACACACGGGCAGGGTCCCAGGCAGGCCCCATTTCCCTGAATGGCGGCTGTCCCCCTTGCTGAAGCCGCCCGCAGACGAGGGGTCAGCGCCATGCTCCGGTGCCGGGGCAccctcctgctcccaccacccTCCCTGCGGCCGCCTCGGCTGCTGCCGAGACTCCCCGGCTCGGCAGGGCCCAGGGTGGCTCCCCGCAGTCACCCTGAGCTGTCTCTTCACACCCTGCCAGCCCTTCGCCAGAGCGTCCCTCTGGCCTGGGCAccatggctgcctgaggcgccaGACGTGCGGTGACAGCGAGGAACGGGGCCTCTCCTCCCTGCGGGGAAGGGCGTCCGGCCGCACCAGAGCCCGCAGGGCCCCGCTCGGGCTGGCAGCACGGGCAGGCTGGCACGGGCCCTTCACGCCTTCAGGCACTCCTCCAGCCCTGTGCAGAACTCCGTCTGTGGTTCCCAAATTGACCGGGCTCCCTCCTGGAGGAGACGAACGCAGGGCTgaacacaaagcagcagcaggaagcgCTGGAGCGGCTGATGTCGGAGAGAGCACAAAACACCCCAGAGTCCTATGGCACTTGCACTGGGAGGAGAGTTTAATTAATTCCCCCAAACGTGTCTCCACCGACAGTGCCAGAGActccagctgtggcagccccgCATGTCCTAAAATTAGAGCAAGGCCTCATGTCATTTGAAAAAAACTATGTTTTCTTGAACAGTCAAAGTCAGGCTGTTATTTCTTGCCACTCTTTTCTGTGTATTCTGGGTGTGCATTCAGCTTATGCAATGCATCCACAGAATCACCTCTGtcaaaccagggtcacctacagcaggctgcacaggacggtgcccaggtgggttttgaatatctccagagaaggagactccacaacctccctgggcagcctgttccagtgctccgtcaccctcagagggaagaagttcttcctcatgttcagacggaacttcctgtgcctcactttgtgcccattgccccttgtcctgtcgctgggcaccactgaaaagagtctggccccatccccctgacacccacccttcagatatttataagcatttataaggtcccctctcagccttctcttcttcaggctgaacaagcccagctccctcagcctttcctcataggagagaagctccagtcccctcatcatcttcgtaaccctccactggactctctccagtaccttcACTGAGAGGGAAAGACTCCCATCGTGATTCAGGGACCTGTACGTCTGACCTCCAAACCATGCACATTGGTGGAATTCATGCTAGGATGACAAGAGAGACAACGGTCTCCACCGTCTCACTGGTGAagcagaagggagggagggcCCCAGGAGTCTGCTCTTAGGTCAGATAGATGCCTCCATGGCCCCAAAACTCAGCTTCTCCCCACCAGCGCTTGGCCTCTTCCCAGCCGGAGTGGCGAGAAGGAGACGAGGCAGCAGATGCGAAGGATCTGCTCTTTCTGTGGGAAGAGGGAAAGCTCCTTCGCATGCCGCGTTGTGGAGGAGACAGGAGGGAGGGTGGGAATGCGGAGACCGGCAGTCGGTTCCCTGCCCTTTTCCCACGGCCCCGCGGTCAGCGGGCAGCCAAACGGGCACTGTGCTGGGAGCATTCGGGGGGCGAAGCACGACggccagctgtgctgcagggctgcccaGCAGGCTGGGAAAAGGCCAGGAACAGGGAGGTATTTTTACCTCGCTTTTTCAACGGCCGCAGTGTCTCTCATGCAGCGTGTGAACGATCTGGCTCCCGCCCCTTGAGGGATGGAGGACCAGAGGCACGAGGGACGCGGTGCCCTGCAAAGAGCGATGCGGAGTGCAACCAAAGAgctgcaacagctttcctgccccaAACACTGGGCAGAACTGACCAGTTGGCGGGCTTCGAGCTGCGCTGGACGCATTTCCCCAGCCTCAGCCCTCTGACCAAGCACGAAGCTGGTCTAAAACACACACCCCACAGGGTTAACACAGCCCAACTCATTGGCGAGTTCGGTCTAATTCAGATTTTTGGCCTGCATGTTGATAAGATCCTACATGAAACTGCTGCGCCATCTGGAAgctgatttttaactttttttttttttgagaaagataaAAGCAACGGTCTGTGCTGTGGCACATCAGCCCCTTCAGATTCATTGCCTTTCTTCACACAGGCGGTTGTTACTGAGAACACTGTTGTCAGCTCTgagcagctgctctcctggagaAGGGCCACGAGGCCGAGTGCACGGAGAAAGGACAAAGCTACCTCCAAGAGGCCCGCCTCACTGATGCTGCCCTTTCTTGATTCATTACCTCTGCAGGGACTGGAGGCACTGGATCAACGCTGGGCAGGCAAAAACTAGAGCATCACACCGATGACAAAGGGAACTTTCTTTCCAAAgcagcactttctgtgtgcggaTGCAATGTTGGGAGAAGAAGGTTTTcacaatttttcttcccttttggtGCACCTCCCCTTCTTCCACCCAGAAGAAAGGAGATAGATAGAAATGAGATAGGAATATGAGGTACATGAGGTACGAAAGAGATACATGAGACAGGAATAAAGTTCCTTCAGCCATTGATCTGGCTGATAGCCCTCCCTTCTAGCTGTGGACAACACGGGGCTTCATAGATGCTCCCCCAATTAGGAAGGGAGTCAAAATGGTATCACTTCTGATGGAGGGGAGCAGAGACAGACCCTGAAGAACATTAGAAGCTAGTTTTAGTTTCCTATGAGGGGGAAGCTTCCTGCCTCACTACAAATAATTGCTCGTACACCTAAAATTTCTGAAGTCCTGCCTTCTTACCCACATGTACATCACACACATGCTGCATCCCTCATCCCCTCCCCCATTAGAAGGTGTGAGTGTGCCTGGTTGGATGTCAGCAGTCACCCACCACGTAGTATATTGCAGTACCTGAACAGGTATGAGACTGCCAAGTCTGAAGGAACAGAGATGTGTGGAGAGAGTATGTATCAGGCATGTTCTTTTCCAGCAATCGCATCCcagagacctgctggtcacagaCAGCCCAACACTTCAACACCACCTCAGTGGCTACAGAAAAAATCTTGGGATTTAAAGAAAGTTTTTGGGGATAAACCTGTCTTTCACCAGGACAATCAGCTAGGTCCACAGCATTTGCAACCTGCTTCCCTGCGCTAGCAAACATCCTTGTCCTTAGCTCCATACTTAGCCaggatttctctttctttgtgaTGGAGACAGCAGCCACACAGTGTGGTCCAGCGGCGCCTCTTGGAAGGCAATCTGAACAAGCTGCGGGGCGAGACCAGGGTTCAGCCTGCACGAGTTCAATCTCCGCTGGCAAAAGACCAGGATGAAAagatggaaaaggaagaggacaggagaaaagagaCTTCACCCCTGCTAATACAGTGCCAGGTAAGGCAACAACACAGTGCTGCTGATTTCACAGTGCAGTGAGTCCCAGCTGCCCCGCTCCCGAGAGCCACGCTGAGTTACGAATTgcaaagccagctgcagctggagccagCAGATTTCCTGCATGGCCTCTCCTCGAGTCTGGATTCAGTTCTtgcaacagagagaggaaagccTTTCTGCCACATGCGTTCTAGTTGTCCATATTTGAAGATAAATTATCTTAATCACATCTCCTTCGTTCGGAGGCCAGCTTTCCCGTGACACGAGGTATTTCATAACTGCATAGAGAAGCAAGGAATGTCTCCGTATCACTTTCAGACAGGTGCCCCTGGTTGATTTACATTTACTGGATCCAGTCTGGTCCGATTCTCTCAGGTGTCAAAGGACCTCCTAAGAAAGTGGCTAACTGTGCTGTGAGTTAGTGCTGTTGCATTTCTTGATGGACACAGGATTTTTAGCTCCCTTTTCTTCTTATATCCTCTTATACAGCAGAACACACTCCTCCCTGGCCCCTGTAGGTaagaaaaaacatccaaaagctgTGCCCCATGAAAGAGGGCTGCATGGCTAGAGCTGCTCAGTAATACATTGATCTGAGACTCACCCAGATATAGACCTGGTATACAAAATCCCTTTTAAAGCTGTGTTTATTTCAATTGCCTGTCCTAAAGAACATCTCACGTGTTAAAGTCTACACTTCCAGCAAAAATACATACACCTTTGAAAATTCAGTTGGCACACTTAATTATCATATGAACACAGCCTGGCAGCAAGTTTCTGAAATGTTCAGATCGGGTCTCTCAGGACCATGCAGAGCCACTGTCGGGTTCGCTTTCCAGCCTTTACTGTTGCAGTCAGGCATTTCTTACCCTGGGTTTTAGACTCTGATGCGGCTGGGTGAGCACAACTACCCTTGGGAAAACTGATTAGTGGGATGAATGCCTCTCAGTGTAATTTCTTCAAACAGCTGGAGTCTTTTTCTGAGCAAATGAAGgtgtttcttcttctttaatcACTGCCCTATATTGTTCTGTAAGAAGAAAGTCAACGATAAATGGTGGTTTTTTGCCGGGCATGTACATCGAACAAGGACAGGCATGCGTAGGTATCACATCCCGGGGCAGCAGCTAACTCAGCATCAGAGTCCACTACTGGTTCCCCTTCTGTGTTTCTGATGGACTGTATCCCAGCTGTCACACACATTACATTCTCCTTCATGGAGGAAGGTCAATGAACATCACAGTCAAGCAAATGGGTCTACTGCTGCACTTCATCTCCCTGAACTCAGTGCCTTCTGCATAGGCATTGCTCTCTTCTTCTGCCCTTCCCAAGAGGCAGTCACTGTTTGCCACACTTAATCTTCTTACATTGAAGGAAGGGaagctctcctccccctctttttAGTCTTGCTGCTTTTCATGTTCACATTTGTGAACTTCAAAAAGCTTCACCTGTAAATAACAGACCTATGGCAGTAAATAGCACTCAGGCTGCCAGTTCATTTTAACCAGAGAGGTGAGCTGGTACATTTTGGAGAACTGCCTGACTATGGTGTAGTTTTTGTTAGAAATGGAACACGACCCCAGTGAAGTCCCAGCTTTCTCAGAGCAGCTCCCGAGGAAAGATCATCCACCAGCATAAAGCTCGCATTTACACTCAGGCAAGTACGCTGAGAATTTCGAAGCGTTAAGAAATGCATCCCCTGACTAGTGACTGAACTTGGCTAGGAAATAAAGCTGAATACATGTAGATATCAGTGATACAGGGAGATTCAGGCAATAAGTAGTTTCACTCTAGCAGGTTATAGTTGCCCTGTACCTAAGGGCTTTTTAAGTTCCAGAGATCACAGAGAGACCTGGTCTATAACAGCTATGCTGCAGAGTCTCTCACCCTCCTATTTACTTCGGTGGGTTACTCACATGGTACTTTAGCAGAATTGCCCCTTTTTGTGGCAGTTTTTGCAAAGCACTTTGGAAAGCTTGCCATGACTGGCACCTGCATCATCAAATCGAGCTGTTATTTTTTTGGTGGGGCCTGTCTCTTGTTGACTTGGAAATAGATGCTGAAAGATTCAGCTGCTGTCAAAGGCTGCTTTTCCTCTGTACCAAAGCAACCTGGGACTAATCAATCCTGGTTGGTTAAAGCAGCTTCTTGGCTTTGGAACTGacattatttcagaaaacaaagctctTTATAAATGGTGATCCTTGCTGATTCCCCTCCCCACTTTCTCTTTCTTGGAAATCCCCATAACTGACTTTAGATAAAGACTAATGGTGGCTGGTAGTAACAGACTGAAAATTCTGAGGCAGAGATGAGAGCGGGTAATCTGATGAAAAGTCCTCTTTGTCCAAGGCTTGCAGTGCTTGTCAGCTGCCTGCGTACTCCTTGCCTAACCTGCACTGCATGTGTGGTATGCTGGACCGAGGACTCTCCTCGGGCTCCTCGTGAGTTCTCTGGGCAAAGAGTTAGGAGTATAACCGGGAGGTGGATAGCTTTTGTGAGGCTGCTTGAGCTGATAACTGTGCAGGGCTGTTTACCACTGAATGAGATGAAATGCTGATTTGTACAGAATAATCACTGTCCTGTTATATCCTAGCAAGCTTCTAACTTGCAATTTTCCCAGCCTGCTCTGACACAAAACTCATGAATCTGCCTAGTGATACAGTTTATTATTAGGTTTATTATCACAACAGTGCTAACAGCTCATGCACCTCAGGTCTGCCTGCTCCCAGAGTGATTCCTTAGCAATTGCTGTCTATCCATACTCCAGGCcttctgtttctgcagagctgatACAATGCCTTTTCTGTAGCTGGGCAATGAACAGTTGGCCTCTGTGAGCCACAGGGACGGTTAACTCTTTCCCAGTAAGAATCCACGTCTGTGAGTGAGGAAGAGCTGATGCAGCTGGACAGCTGGCAGGTTGCAGTCTGGGCAGATGTGGTAGCGTACCTGACCTCACATTCATGGCTAACACACCCGCGTAGGTAGCGAGGGGGCACAGGGAAGCCTCTTCTGTGAAGCACAGCATAGCAGACGAGGAGGGAGATGCTTCGCGTGTGTCTGCACCTTGTGCTTTATCTGTGCCTCTTGCTTCGTCTGGCCACAATCCTTCCAGGCCGGGCTGATGTGTCAGCGAGGAGCAGACAGCACAGACATTTCAGAGCTCTAGAAGAGGAAGGGGAGGCattttgtcatagaatcacagaatggtttgggttggaagggacgttatagatcatctggttccaacccccctgctgtgggcagggataaGGGACTGTCCTCTGGGTCCACTCAATTTCCAGGTTGTTTTCCCTCTAGAAGCCTGGGCTTTGTAGTACGAGCTTTTGCCACAAACAGCTGTTGTCACAAGGCAAGGTGGGATCTCTCCAGCTGGCCTTGGGGACCTCTATGGGCAGGCACCACTCCTAGTCCTAGTCCTGAATGCTTAAACTTGACATGCCAGGCAGCATGCAGCCATGGTGGCAATGTTTTCTCCTGAACAAGCAGAAGTTCTGCTAAAGTCAGGAGCTTCTAAATAGAGTGCTTTGCAGCTCTTCCCCTTCTGTGAGGATCTAGCACGCTCCCCCACTTGCTTAAAGCAGATTTGTGCCAAGAGGCAGGAGATGAATGAATGAAGGGCAGGAGAACGGATGCGCATTCTGGGAACAGGCAGCAGCTTCAGCTGGATCTCCTGCCAGCTTGGTCACGTGTGATCTGTATTACCATGGGATGGCAGTTCAAGCTGCTCCGCAACAAAATGGGACGGCTCATTTGTGAAGGAGCCGGGGGAATATTCCTGTATGAATGTGCGAAGAACAGCAGAGAGAGCTTCTGGGGGCTGGTTGCTCTGTGCTCTGACTCTCATGAATCTTCCAGCTGGTATCAGGTCAGCTAAATTTTATGTTCTCCCAACCTGTGACTTTGTAGTTCTGTGGCAatttccataccatgtgccaagGAGCAGCCTTGGATTGCATGTAGACGGCTGTGTGGCTGAGACCACCAGAAGCACATGATATAATGGGGAAGGCACAGTGCTCGCAGCTAGAAGCTTGTGAGAGCTGTCATGGCTTTGCCTTTCCGAAAGTATTTAGCATTATATGCCTCACTTGGGTGTTGTAAGAAGTCACAAGTGTTTGCAGTCACACAGGATTGTTAATTAAATGGATATTAATCTTTATAAAGAAGACATGCTTTTTTACATTAAAGAAGAGAAAGTATAACAACCAAATTAAGATCTGTTGAAAATATGCATCTGTGCAGATTTTCTGTGTAGATACTGCTTGAGCACTGATCTCCTTGTTCCTGGATAAGGCCACACATGGTGAATGCTCATCCTTCCAAAACCACTGATGTTATTTAAATATACACCATATATACATATACGGGTCTTACGTGGTTCTTGGTGAACTCTGTAAAACAAAATAGGTTGAGATCTCTAGCTCCAGTGGTCTTGCAGTTCTTGAGAATTTCTCAACTAAATGGCCATTCTAGGAATATTGTCTATCTAAATGTTCAGAATGATGAAATTCTCTGCGCTAATGTACTGCAGATGCAATTTAGACCAGAGGAAGAGCTCTACAACAAAACAGACTTGAAGTTTCCAGCATGTGCTCTCTGAGGTTGCCGTGAGTGCAGTTAGCACTCAAGCTACTGTTGGTGGTGTGTCTGTTTGCAGCATTCCAGCATTTCTCACAGGAggtgttttctcctttctctttacaGTAATTCACAAAAAGcacatttttgaaaatgaaatcttgGAAATACTGGATGTAGCTCTCTGTGATGATTAACCCATGTAATTATCATAAACAGGTTTATGTAAGACATCAGGAAATCGAGACACTGAGACTCCACTGGTGCTGCACTTGGTCCCTGATGGTCGTGCTGATCTGCTTAAGGTGTTCAACGCATGTAAGCTCATCAGAAATGAGCTAAGGGTAGAAAAGCTGTGGGAAGTCTGTTGCTGCTTCTGCGTAGCTCATGGCACTGAGTGCCACAGTGGATGGAAGAGAAGGAACCGCAGATAAAGTACAAATGCTAGCAGGAGGAAAATGAGCATCCCAAGAGGGAAACTttgaggttgggtttttttgggtgttgGTGCAAAACAGAGCCTTGAAGAACTAGGTTGTCAAGAATGGGTATGGTTAAGCACTACAGGTGGGTGCAATCCATATTTTGTAGATGGCAGTTACTCCATCTTTTCCAGTTCCTTTACTaagtcctgctcctcctctttttttgaaCATAACTCTTCTGCCCTTGACAACCCTATTTCTTCAGACCTCTACCATATATGAGGGTGGCTGTTACTTCAGCACCTCTGGCCTACCATTAAGGACCTCTGTGCAGAGGGGACAGAAAACAGAGAGCAACCACATCTCCTGTTCCCTGTCAAGTGCAGAGGTGAAGAAATGCAGGCGGCAAGGCACTGGGGATTGTTCCAGTGAGATCATGCAGAGGTGACTTGGGTGCAGGGCATCCAGTCTCTCCCTTTGCTAGATGACACTAGCTGTGAATACTGTAGTTGTAGCGTTCATGTCATATTTCCTTACAGAGCTGTCTAGGAACTTAATGTAAGCCCCACACAAAATAGACACCTCTTGATTAGGTTGTTTCTTGGATTCAAG
The window above is part of the Opisthocomus hoazin isolate bOpiHoa1 chromosome 1, bOpiHoa1.hap1, whole genome shotgun sequence genome. Proteins encoded here:
- the NRIP2 gene encoding nuclear receptor-interacting protein 2 isoform X1, producing MSTRKSCPLPLGQGDREEKQSEGTPDLEPQECEADLRNKAILQQKRRLKQATQFVHKDSADLLPLDGLTRLGTSKDLQPHSVVQRRLLEGNLNKLRGETRVQPARVQSPLAKDQDEKMEKEEDRRKETSPLLIQCQCQGQVLKATVNTGCLPNLISKSCLNQLGLEEVPAMDCGDLSPPIPSVVGRVEHMELQFGQETVLCSALVVDDEMLEFCIGLQTLLSLKCCIDLEEGVLRFKALSQELPFLHTSAEPGQ
- the NRIP2 gene encoding nuclear receptor-interacting protein 2 isoform X2, which encodes MSTRKSCPLPLGQGDREEKQSEGTPDLEPQECEADLRNKAILQQKRRLKQATQFVHKDSADLLPLDGLTRLGTSKDLQPHSVVQRRLLEGNLNKLRGETRVQPARVQSPLAKDQDEKMEKEEDRRKETSPLLIQCQCQGQVLKATVNTGCLPNLISKSCLNQLGLEEVPAMDCGDLSPPIPSVVGRVEHMELQFGQETVLCSALVVDDEMLEFCIGLQTLLSLKASPLCTPAARATFLPPLLHHQRSCHSV